GACGAGATCCCACGTTCACCGATCCGAAGACCGGTTACATGGTATGTCTTTTCAAAAAGACCGCAGTTGTCAGTGTCGACTGATAGACCCCGAAGGGTCATCGCCAGGACACCGCCGCCTGCGTTTCTCTTTCCAGATCAACGATTTCAAAGACCAGGACCGGAAGAACCGGCCGGACCGTTTAGCGCCGGGTCCGCGGCGGAGGCGGCTATCTAGCCGACCCAGTTTTCGGTGTCAAGCAGTTCTTTTTAAAGAACTTTCTTTTCACCAAACCGCTCCGGGAGGAACGGCGGAGGCGGCTGTCTAGTGAGAGCCGATCTCCTTGTCAACCGGGCTTTTCAGCCTTTCTGCGTTTTCCGAAACCGAAGCTCCGAAGGCCGCAGATCATCGCCGAGAAAACCGAGAGGCTTGTCCCCCAAAGCATTTCAGCGATTCGATTGAGCCGTGGAAACTAACCGAACCAACCGACCGAGGCAAGAAGCTTTTTCAAACTCCTGCCCCGACCAAAACCCCGGAAATCCAATCTCCGAAGCCCGTCGGGCCAGCCCGTCTCCGAGCGAGGCGGCGATATACGTCCCGCTTTTCGGGGTGGCAAGGGCGTTTCTGAAGAAAGTCGAACCATCCACAGGCGGCCGACTTATGCACAGGCGCCCCGCCCGTCAGCCCGCCGCTATGTAGGTGCGCAGGCTTTCCGCCTCCTGGGTTGCGGCGGCGATCTGGCATTTCACCACGTCGCCGATGGAGACCACCCCCGCCAGCCGGTCGTCCTGCAGCACGGGCAGGTGGCGTATCCGGCGATCCGTCATGCGCGTCATCAGGAGCGCCACGGTCTCTGCCGGCTCGGCGAAGATCACCTCTGTCGTCATATAGGCGGAGGCGGGGCGCGACAGGGCCTCGGCGCCGTCGCGAGCAACGGCCCGGACGATGTCCCGTTCCGAGAGAACCCCGACCACCTGATCGTCACGGCAGACGATCAGGGCGCCGACCTGCTTGCGGTCCAGTTCCTGGCTCGCGTCGTGAAGAGAAACGTCGGGCGCGAGCGTGAAGACATCGCGTCCCTTGCCCTTGAGAATTTCGGCGACCAACATGACGGCGTCCTCCATCGCTGGTGACTGGGTGAACCGCGGATCAATCGCGGCTCGACCGCTCTGACGCAGGATCGCTCAGACGCCGCCGGTACGCAAATCACGCCCTGGCGTTCGACCCGCGCGCCAGGACGCCGACTGTGAGCAGGCCGAAGACGAAGCCTATGGCGTGGGCCTCCCAGGCGATGCGCGCGCCCTCGGCGCCGGGGGCCAGGCCGATGAGTCCCACGATGAGATTGACCGCCATCCAGGCCGCCGAAGCCTTGAGCACCGTCGGATGCAGCAGGGGCAGAACCCGGCCATGCCCGCCCATCAGCCGCGTCGCCGCCCCGATCAGGCCGAAGACGGCGCCCGACGCCCCGACCAAGGGGTCGACGCTATAAGGATGAAGCAGGCCATAGCCCAAGGCGGCGAGGGCGCCGCTCACTATATAGAAGAGGACGAAGATCAGCGGCCCGACGCCGCGCTCCAGCATCCGCGCCACGGGCGCGCCAAAGGCTAGGGCGCCGATCGCGTTCATGGCCACATGCGGCCAGCCGCCGTGCAGTAGCATGGAGGTGAACAGGCCGCCCCACTCCCCGCGCCACATATCGGCGGGGCGGAAGGCCATGGACAGCCCCTGATCGGGCAGCCGCTCCTGAAAGAAGAACAGCACCGGCATGGAGGCGGCGATCAGCAGCGGCAGGAAGGGCGCGTTGAAGATCTTTTCACGAGGCGGGCGCGGCGACGAGGCGTCGAAATGAGGCATGCCCCTTGATGGGGGCAAGACGCGCCAATCTCAAGGCGAACCTCTGCGCGGGGCTTTGGCTCATTCCGAGACTGGCACAGGCGTTGCTGTGTCCCGTTCAGAAGTCCTGCGGAGCGCGTGATGTCGTCTCATACACTGACACTGATAGCCGTGACGGCGGCGGGGGCCCTCGCGGCCGCCGACGCGTCAGCCCAAGCGGCCGGGTCGGCCGGCGCGGGCCAATTCCAGGCCGGCTACGGCGCCTCGCGCTACACCACCGCCCGCCCCTCGCAGGGGACGACCCGCGACGCCAACGGCAACCGCCTGGTGGTCAACGGCATCATCCAATCGGGCGCCAGCAGCTACTCCAGCACGTCCAGCGGCGTGTCCTCCTCCGGCTCGATCAACGGATCCGGCAACGGCTCGGGAACCAACATCAGCGGCGCCACAGCCATCGGCAACAATCTGAACGTGGTGGTCCAGGGCAACCGCAACACCGTCGTCGTCAACTCCACCCAGAACAACACCGGCAATATCACCGCCGGGACCGCGCTGAACGGAACGCTGGTCTTCCCATGATATTCTCCGCCTTTGGTTCTCCCTTGCGTTCCCTGGGCTGCCTGGCCGCAGCCGCCGCCCTCCTCGCCGGGTGCGCCAGCACCAGCGCGGGTTCGTCGGGCCATTACGCCAAGCCGATCGGCAACGCCCCGGTGACGTCGAACCCGACGCCCTATTCGACGGCGCTCTACTGCCTGGCCGACTATGCGCGCCGCTACAATCTGCCCTCGCCGCGCATGGCGGTGGGCCGGATCAGCGACTACACCGGCTCCATCTCTTCCGACGGCGGGCGCCAGATCACCCAGGGCGCGTCCCTGATGGCCAACACCGCCCTGGCCAAGGCGGGCGCGCGCATCGTCGAGCGCTACGACACCTCGGTGTCCGAGCTGGAGCTGCGCTACGCCAACAACAAGCTGATCGGCGACGACCAGCCCAACGGCGCGCCCCAGGACGCCGCCTTCCGCCGCATCCTGGCCGGCCAGGTGCCGGGCTCGGACTTCTACATCGTCGGCGGCATCACCGAGGTGAACTACAACATCCGTTCGGGCGGCTTCGACATCGCCGGCGGCGAGGTGAAGCAGAACGGCGGCTCGGGCATGCTGACCGGCAAGGTCTTCGTCATGAACGTCGCCATCGACCTGCGCCTAGTGCAGACCACCACCCTCGAGGTCGTGGACGTGGTCTCCTATCAGAAGCAAATCGTCGGCCGCGAAGTGTCGGCAGGCGTGTTCGACTTCCTGAACGGCAACGTCTTCGACATTTCGGCCGGGTCCAGCGGCCTGGAGCCGGTCCAACTGGCGGTCCGCGCCCTGGTCGAACGCGCCACGGTCGAGTTCATGGCCAACCTCTACGGCGCCCCCGGCCCGGAAATCTGCCTCAACCCCGCCAACGATCCGCTGGGCGGCAGCCCGGTCGGTCCGACCGGCGGCTACTATCCCGCTTACGCCAACACGGACACGAACAATGGCCAGACTCGCGCCGACCCGTCTCGCTGGCACGATCGCCGCGACAGCGCTGTGCGTGGCGGCGGCCGCTGAGGCCTCCGCTCAGGCCCAGCCCCAAGATCGAGGCCTAGTCCTGAACGAACAGCTGAACCTGGGCGACGTCATCGCCGGCCAGCGCCTGAACGTCGTCAACGTCAGCGACAACGTCGCTGTGTCGAACGCCGCCATGGGCAACGCCCTGGTCGGGGGCGCGGACGGCCGCGCCGTGGACGTGCGCTCGACCCAGGACACGCAGGGCGCCGTCGTGGCCGACACCGCCCTGACCCTGCGCGGCGAGACGGGCCGCGTGAACAGCCTGACCCAGGCGCGGGGGAACTATCTGGCCGGGACCGCCGTCAACACCGGCATAGACGTGGACGCCGCCCAGACCCTAGACGGCGCCGTCACCGCGCGCAGCCGCATCGAGGAGACCGGCGCTCGCCTGATCCATGGCGGCTACATGAGCTCCGACGCCATCGGCAACACCGTCGCCCTGGGCGGCGGCGGAACGGCAGCGGCGCGCGGCGCCGTGACCGGCCGCGCGGATCAAACCTCGTCCGGCGAGATCTACGCCGAGACCGAGGCCCGCTTCACCTACGCCCCGGCCCAGACTGCCTTCGCCAGCCAGGCCTCAGCCAACGCGGTCCAGGCCACATCGACCCCGAACGCGCACCAGGACCTGTCGGTCCGCCAGAGCGCCTCGGGCGCGGGCGTCACCGCCTGGACCGGCGTGTGGGCAGGCAACGCCTGGGACATCGCCGCGCGAAGCCGCGCCGCCTCCAACCAGGCCGCCTTCTACAACCAGGGCGGGTCGCTGGTGGTCGACGTCGATCAACAAAACGAGGCCGAGGCCCAGTCCCGCACCGAACTCAGCTCCTATGACTTCGGCGCCGCCTATGCGACGGCCGAGGCCGTGGGCAATGAGGTCCATGCCGGCAACAACGACATCTACGTCAGCATCGACAACGCCCAGATGAACACCGGCGGCGTCACCGCCAGCGCCGGCTTCACCGGCCAGAACGGCTATGACGCCTATGTCGGAGCCAATGCGGCGGGCAACGCCGTCACCGGCTTCGCCTGTTCGGACTGCGGCGGCGACCTGAACGCGCGCAACGTCCAGACCAATATGGGCGACGTCCGGGCCACGGCGACCACCACGATCAACGGCTGGGGCCGCAATGTCGTCGCCGGATCAAACGCGGTCGGCAATACGGCGAGCTTCTACGTCACCCGCCCGTGAATTAACTTTCGGTAACTTGAGGTAGTCAAGTTCGTTTGTCACCGTGAAACAGACGCGCGGCCTGGGGCGGCGCGTCCGTCATAGGGTGCAGGGCCGCCATCAGTCTCGGGGCCGCCCGTTCGCACGCCGCGGAGACACAACCGAATGCGATCCCCTCGCCGCCTGCTTCTGCTCGCCGCCTCCAGCCTGGCCCTGATGGGCGG
The nucleotide sequence above comes from Brevundimonas naejangsanensis. Encoded proteins:
- a CDS encoding CBS domain-containing protein yields the protein MLVAEILKGKGRDVFTLAPDVSLHDASQELDRKQVGALIVCRDDQVVGVLSERDIVRAVARDGAEALSRPASAYMTTEVIFAEPAETVALLMTRMTDRRIRHLPVLQDDRLAGVVSIGDVVKCQIAAATQEAESLRTYIAAG
- a CDS encoding rhomboid family intramembrane serine protease: MPHFDASSPRPPREKIFNAPFLPLLIAASMPVLFFFQERLPDQGLSMAFRPADMWRGEWGGLFTSMLLHGGWPHVAMNAIGALAFGAPVARMLERGVGPLIFVLFYIVSGALAALGYGLLHPYSVDPLVGASGAVFGLIGAATRLMGGHGRVLPLLHPTVLKASAAWMAVNLIVGLIGLAPGAEGARIAWEAHAIGFVFGLLTVGVLARGSNARA
- the hfaA gene encoding holdfast anchoring protein HfaA, whose product is MSSHTLTLIAVTAAGALAAADASAQAAGSAGAGQFQAGYGASRYTTARPSQGTTRDANGNRLVVNGIIQSGASSYSSTSSGVSSSGSINGSGNGSGTNISGATAIGNNLNVVVQGNRNTVVVNSTQNNTGNITAGTALNGTLVFP
- the hfaB gene encoding holdfast anchoring protein HfaB encodes the protein MIFSAFGSPLRSLGCLAAAAALLAGCASTSAGSSGHYAKPIGNAPVTSNPTPYSTALYCLADYARRYNLPSPRMAVGRISDYTGSISSDGGRQITQGASLMANTALAKAGARIVERYDTSVSELELRYANNKLIGDDQPNGAPQDAAFRRILAGQVPGSDFYIVGGITEVNYNIRSGGFDIAGGEVKQNGGSGMLTGKVFVMNVAIDLRLVQTTTLEVVDVVSYQKQIVGREVSAGVFDFLNGNVFDISAGSSGLEPVQLAVRALVERATVEFMANLYGAPGPEICLNPANDPLGGSPVGPTGGYYPAYANTDTNNGQTRADPSRWHDRRDSAVRGGGR
- the hfaD gene encoding holdfast anchor protein HfaD translates to MARLAPTRLAGTIAATALCVAAAAEASAQAQPQDRGLVLNEQLNLGDVIAGQRLNVVNVSDNVAVSNAAMGNALVGGADGRAVDVRSTQDTQGAVVADTALTLRGETGRVNSLTQARGNYLAGTAVNTGIDVDAAQTLDGAVTARSRIEETGARLIHGGYMSSDAIGNTVALGGGGTAAARGAVTGRADQTSSGEIYAETEARFTYAPAQTAFASQASANAVQATSTPNAHQDLSVRQSASGAGVTAWTGVWAGNAWDIAARSRAASNQAAFYNQGGSLVVDVDQQNEAEAQSRTELSSYDFGAAYATAEAVGNEVHAGNNDIYVSIDNAQMNTGGVTASAGFTGQNGYDAYVGANAAGNAVTGFACSDCGGDLNARNVQTNMGDVRATATTTINGWGRNVVAGSNAVGNTASFYVTRP